The genomic interval GTGGCTTTGCCTCCCCCTGGCCTGCCCAGGTGCgctgtcccctgctccaggctggcagattgatGTCCCCTTTGTCACAGGGCCCGTGTGGCTCTGCGGGGTGAGCTCCCCGAGGCAGACTCCCCTCGGGGTGAGGCTGAAGGTCCCTCCTtgcccagccccgagccccaCACAGGTGTTTGTACCCCACTCTCTGCATTGGGGGCTCGGTGGGCAGCACCCAGCGCTGCTCTGGCATTCAcggggctggaaggagctgggagctcctTATCTGTGCAATCCCACCTCGGAGgggtctgtggggctgggaacgagggagagaggctgcaggcagctcccatTCCCCGGCAGCCTTTCATGCTCTGTCCCAGGGCCACAGCCACCCTGTCTCCATCCCTGTTTACTGATGGGGCCGATAGGGCCGAGCAGGAGGGGTGGCAGCTCCCCCTGATCGCGCTGTCACCGGCCGGGCAGCCTCAGCCGCTCTCAGAGGATGTTGTGACTGCGCGGAATTACAATGTTTGTTGTTTCTCACTCCCAATAATTGACATTTGATAGCGACTACCGTAAAAGCGGCccgggggctggggctgcggcaCAGGAGAGGCGGGAACCGGGCAATGGGGAGCCCTGGGCGCTGTCCCCGGGCACTTTGGGGTCCTTTGTGCCTCCccccatggggacaggatgggcaggggctgtgggaacaTCCCGCggatgggctgggggcagttcgGGGGCTTTGCATTATGGCTTGGGgtcatatatattatatatacatataatatatatacattatatatatgtgtgtgtatatacacattatatatataatatatatacatatataatgtatatatatacatgatatatataaaatagatacatataatatatgtacattatatattatatatatgtacattatatatatttagtatataatatacatacattatatatattatatgtagtatgtatgtatttatttatttatttgttataaTTCCCTGCACAGAACTCATTGCAGTGATTTCTGTTCAGGGAATTAAATTACAAATCAGCCCCGCGTCCCCGGAGACTGGGAAGGATGGGCTCGGTCCCGATCCCAGCCCGGGGACACGGGCGGGTGCTTAGCCAGGCTGGAGCTCGAAAAGCGGCTTTAAATCATTTTTAAAACTCCTTAAAATACAAACACCGTTTGCAGGCGGTAAAACGGGGATGCCGAGCGCACGGGAGGGCTGCACGAAGCCGGGGACGGGAGGGACCGGCAGGGAAAGGCTCCGGGATCGGGGaggcggccccgctccccccgggCTGTCCGGGATGCGCAAGAACGCCAGGGACGCGAGGTTCAGCCACTCTCTTTAATGACAACTCGCTGATCTCTCAGCTCGTACAGCAAAGGGCAACGCGTTCGAAGGGGCGGACAGTGCATTTCCATGCTAACTCACGTTTCAGCGCAGAACCCTACGGGACGGGCGGGCCGGAGTGTCCGTGTCCCTCGggagtctgtctgtctgtctgtccgtaTCCCTGCCCAGGCCGGCAGTAGCAGCCTCGcaagggacacctggggggtgCCGAGATGCCGAACTGACCGAACAGCGGGGACCGTACGGGAAGTGCAAAAATTAAATGTGGACgtcaataataataataattagtaTAGagtaaaagttaaaaaaaaaaataaaagagagtcgcagggcttggctgggagttGTTTGGAACAAGTCACGCGAAATTACCGGCTGGTTTGTAGCAAGGAAGGAGGGGAATTATCAGGGTGCTGAGCCGGGAAATTCGGGCATCCCCCGCCGGTGCTTGCCTGTCCCCGCACGAAacaccaaaaacaccaaaacccgCCCTGTCCGTGGCCGCCGCACTCGTGAGATCCGCGGGGATGCTGCACTGAGCCATCCCAGCCCGCAGCCCGGCCGTGTCCCGAGCCCGGGGCGGCTCACCAGGCTCGGATGCCGTGCAAGGTGGAGATGCCCGCGTTGCCCTGCGGGATGGGCGCCTGCACCGCATTCAAGTCCCCCACGCTGAAGTTCATGAAGTTGTTGGCGGGCGCCGAGGGCTGCATGGGCTGCATGGAGGGGTAGTTGCAGTTGTAGTTGGCGTTGCAGGCGGGGCTGTTGTAGTTGCTGTACGCGGGGTAGGCGTTGTAGCTGTAGGGGTTGATGCTGACATTGTAGGGCGAGCTGTAGGGGGAGGATTCCCCCAGGCACGGCTTCCCATCGCGCACCAGCACGGGCACGGCGATCCGCCGCGGGGGAGGGATCCCCACCATCTCCAGCGTCTGGTCCTGTCTCTGCCTTTTGCATTTGTACCGCCGGTTCTGGAACCAAATTTTCACCTGCGTGGAGGTGAGCTTTAGGACGTTCGCTAGGTGGTCCCTCTCGGGGGCAGAGAGGTATTTCTGCTGCTTGAACCTTCTCTCCAGTTCGTACACTTGGGCTTGAGAAAAGAGGACGCGAggtttcctcctcttcctctgtctGGGGCGCTCGGGGTCTTCCAGGtctcttttctcctgctccaggctcttgTGTAAGGAACACAGTTCTGCAGCAAAATATACGGGcgaagggaaaaggggaaaggaaaaaatggtgcAAAAAAGTTATAAATCAGTGTTTAATAAAGAGCGAGCGAGCCCTGGCTCTTCCTCGGCCTCGCAGGCCGCTGTGGCCACCCTGCCCCGCTCTTTAGGTACCTCTGCAGCAAAATTTCCGTGGTTTTTGTCTGAAAACAACGGTGCCCCGTGCGCTGATGTGAGTCTCACCCGcctgtgccccagcctggaTTTATCACTCGTAGCTTTGTGTTGAAACCCATCCCTACAGCCGAGCGAGTCAGGAATCGCATTTGTCACCTGGTTTGTGTCCAGACTCGAGGCCTCGCGTGTCACAGCCGTGCCCGTCCCGTTGGACAGGGACACATCCCCGGGGGTGTCCGGGCCGGGGTCAGCGGGACCCGGCTCAGCCCCGCTCCCGCAGGGCCCGGCACGGCATAAGGATGATAACGATGCTGCCGCTCCCCGAGCCCCGACACCGAGCGCAGCCCGCACTGTGCCCCTGTCCccgcagccctgggcacccccggCCGAGCGCCCAACCCTGCTGGGGGATCCccatccccctgccctccctggctccTCACTCGGCTTTACCTTTCTTGTCCGCCTTGGCCTCCTTGGCCGAGTCCATCTCCACGAAGCTTTTCCCGTAGTAGGAGCCGGGGAAGGCGGCCGCGGTTTTGCCGGGGGCCGGCTCGGGCAGCTCGTCCCGCAGGtcgggcagggccgggggctCGGAGCCGAACGCCTCCTGCTTGAAGGTGGCCAGCATGCAGGACGGGGAGGCCAGCGCGGCCAGCTCCatggagcccaggctgtgctgctgctgctgctgctccaggttcAGAATATCCTTCACCGAGAAGGGCGTGCTTGTCACAGGGCTAGGGAACATTGCGGAGGACAGCGGGGCAGCGGCCGCAGCCCAGGGTCATGGAAAAGGAGGTGGGGAGCGGCCGAGGTGCAGCAGCGGTGGAGCGTGGGCTCCCGGAGGGGGCACATAGCATTCCCGAGAGTAGCCCTGCCTTGTGCACTGCCGCCAGGTAGGAGCGGACCATAAGGCCGGGGAAGGAGGGACTAGGCAGTTTTTGGGTGACTTTAGCTTTCTATTGGCCAACATTGCGGTGATGGTATGAGAGATGCAAAGTTCCATGTCACCTAATATAGTAATACATCTCAAAAACAGCTCCGCTCTTTTAAAGGGGCGGCACTGCATTTATCCAGCTTTGCAGCGCAGGGTTTGTTCAtccatttgaaacaaaaaaaaaggagaatggcCTAATGCGTACAAACTCACTATCTGATGCTATCTATCATACAGTCACATTAAATAAACAGGCCGGGAGGAAACCATCAACCAAATATGtgctgatttaatttttttttttttttaagtgagagAACGGAGGTTTCGTTTTTAGTATTCTGCAATATCCGATGGCAGGAACTAAAAAACGTGAATTCACTGCTGTGTGAAGCGCGCTGAAGGGGAAATCCGCGCTCATGGTTTATACAGATTTTCTAAAGCAGCACAGTGATTGCAAAGTCCAGCTGACAGCAGAGAgaccctgagcagcccctgcctggctttggaaagggaaatgcCGACTGGGTTTTCCTCTCGTTTGTTTGTAaagttttcaaacaaaaaatgcGACActgtctggggaaaaaaaaaattaaaaatcaatcaAAACAAGGGCGGGTGGAGTTGTTGCAAATACAAGGGCTGAGAGAGGAGTAAGTAAAGCAAGGGGCCgaggggctgctgtgcccgGCCGGCTCCCGCAGCTCGGGTGGGTGCACGGCCCCCGGCTCATGGAGCAGAGGTGGGGCTCGTTCATTTAACTCGCGTGGAGCCGCTCAAATAAACCTTGGCTGCAAAGGCGCAGGTTGTGGAGGGGCGGTTCAGGGCTTGGTGGGTTAGGGGGgcgagaaaaaaaaatagaaataaataaagaatcTCAGCCGGGCGCTGGAGCGCTAAAAGAGAGAGGCGCGGGGATGAGCTcggtgggagcagagcagagaaaccCCGAAGGGCTGCGGTGAGTTTGGGGGCCATTGGCTCAGCGGCGGGGTCAGAGCCGTGCAAATCCTTTCTCCTCCCGCAGGACGGGACCCTCCGGGGCGGGCGGAAAGCGCTGCCCACCCCCGGCAGGAcggagccgccgctgccccccgggatttggggttttggctcCCCGGGGAGCTGAATTTCGGATGTTTTTGCGGGAGCCGCTGCTGGGAGCGGTTTGCTGCCGAGCCAGCCCCGGATCTGGCGATGACAGTCGGAGCGATCCCTGCGAACGGGGAGGCCTGAAATATTGCGATTTAATGAGGGGAGGGGTCGATCTTCGCGGCTGCGTTTCCTGCAggcttccctgggaaataaGTGCAGGGGATGgatgctcctgtgctgcaggagcaaggGTGAAGTGCCCCGGGAATGTGGaggcagcctggggagaggggcCTGCGGAGGGGCTTTGCAGAGTTTGCGGCACCCCTGGCCCTCCGAGGCCTTTCTGAACCTCGTTGCCTCCTTTTTATTACGAGCTTATAGGGGTAGGTTAGATACGGGCTAAAATAACGAAGCCATCCCGaccctccccaaacccagagTAGCCCCTCAAATTCGCCTTGGCGACATCCCCGTACTGCGGGATGGGAGCGGCGCCTTGCAGCGCTCCCTTCCTTTATCCCGCTCCTTCCCGGGTCAGGCTCGGAGCCCGCACGGCCGCTCCTGCCCCGGGGCTTTCTCGGGCAGCCCGGAGCGCATCCCGGGACTCACGGAGCACTCCGGgctccccgcagccccccggtCACACGGCGGCTGCCGATCGATGTGGGCCCGGCTGCACAGGGTGGAAGTGATTAATTGAACGATAAGCCGGAGCTATCATTTGGAATGTCATTAATGCGTCGGGGAGACATTCATTGGAGACAGACAGCGTTATCTCCGCTTTATCTTCAACAATGCATCACTTTTAATACTGCAGTTTAGAAACAAATGGGGGCTTTAGCCTCAGCCCTTCTCTTCGTGTTTATATTTTTGGAAGAATCACAACTAGTGGGAGTCCCGGGCTCGGCCCCCTGATAAATGAACATTAGCACTTTTTAGAACTACTGTATCAACAAAAAGAGCTGCAGGGCCGCAATAATTGGTGAAAAAGCAAACACTCGGCAAAGAGAGGCCAGGTCTGCTCTGTGTCCGGCTGATTGATGAATAAGTTACTGACGTACAGCAGCTCACGGACTTTCCGGGTCGGGGCTCAGCACCCATTCCTCCCCCATTCCCGGGGCTCTCCAGCAGCCGCCTGAAGCCAGGCTGCCGCTGTCCGGTGtaagggacaaagggacagcttcccccagctccggacactgctggcagcccgcaggtcctgcccagcccGGGGGGACCCCGAACTCTCCCGTATCGCTTTTAACTTCTGCGGACTCGTTTTTGACCACGTttaaataacttaaaaaaaaaaaattaaaaaggggtAAAGCGAGCCAGGACCCCGAGGAGCGCCCTGAAACACTTTCTGTAGAGCCAGGGCGAAAACCCGCTGCTGGTTTTTCTGGCTGTCAGGGGAAAGTGGGGGTGTCCTGTTCTGTCCCCCGCTGCCTTCGCTCTGCTCGCAGGTTGCTCTCGCTGCCCCCTCGGgactgagcctgccctggccttTCACAGGCGAGGGTCGTCGTCCACACCCGCCCGTTGCTTCTCTCCGGGATTGCTGAATGTGATTAATGCTAGGTTTAGtgtgcttttgtatttttttctttctattttttcttaaagaaaaaaaaaaaaaaggataccAAAAACTTTTCTTGctaaaccaaccaaacaaagagaaaaaatccccaaccccGCAATTAGCTCCAGAGGGCACATCCTCTCTCCCTGGGAGCTTTCGACACCTCGCACTgtttagagagagagagatggtaccttttaaaaaagttttcctCTTAATCCCGGCCGGTTAAGATGTCCAGGCCCCCTCCCGTTCTAATTCCCAGCTATCTCCGAGGACTCTGTTTATACCTCGCCAGTAAACGCTGGGGTTTGAAACCTTGTCACTAATTGAGTGCTAACACTTCAGGTGCTATAGATTTGTTAAGAGCCAGTAGTCCAGAAATAGCCTATTAGGGTTTCCTTGCGGGAACCGGTGCCAATCTCCAGCTTCCCTCCGTGGCGCCGGGAGCCGCCGGGACCCCGCGATCCCTGCGGGTCCCCGAGGGCTCCCCACGGTCCTTTGGGCAGGAATTCTTCCCAAGCCATTGGGAAGGTGCTGCGAACGGGCGATCCCTGGCTGGATAAATGCTGCCGTGCGTGTCGGGTCCCATCGGGGCTCcaggagggggtttgggggtagTGGGGATGGCTGGGGCCAGGGAAGGTTTTGCTTTCACTTCTCTGGAAttctgcagaggggaaaaaaacgcTTCGGAGCTGTCCAGGCACTTCATTCCTAGCTGCAGCTAAAACCTCATTTTCTTCctacttttttcctcccatttaaaaaattttgtttttattctcttcttttCCCCCGGTCTTTTCGAGCTCTAAGGGCAGTCAAAAAAAGAGTTTGGACCTTGATGCGAAGCCGGCCTTGGAGCGGGGCCTCTGCTCTGCCCGGTGCCGGGAGCGCTGCGCTGCCAGCCCGGGGCTCCCTCCGGGACCAGCCCGGTACCGGGACCGGAGCCAGGGGGCCTTGGTGGCCCTGCCGCCACCCCAGCTCGCCCCGCCGGGTGTTTCGGAAATAATCGCGTCCCTTCCCTCCGTGCAAACCGCGGGGAGAGCGCGGATGCTGTCAGGGCACAGCACCACGGAGCATCCCTGTATTACAGCACAATCGGTGCGGAGCCCCGGTGAACCCCCGGTAAAAGCTGCCCGGTGCTGCTTCGCTTTGGGCACCGCAGGCCGGGGCTGGCCCGGTCCCCTCTTTCTGCCTCCCTCGGTGACTCGGGTGCGGTGACTCGGGCAGCAGCACTTGCAGAGCAAATGCCTCCCTGGAgtttctcctgctgccctgggctccgTGCCTGGAATCTGACAATTCAGCCGCTCCTCGCACCTCGGGTGCTGGAAGTGTTTTCCCCCGCGGCTGAAGCGAAAGCTGGGCAGATAAATGAAAAGCTTTAATTTTACCCTGCctgtagatttttatttttctttccacttgtAACCGTGCTGGGTTCGCTGGTGAACAGAAAATGATGGGGAAATTCTCCGACCTTCCCGCCGCCCTCTCCCCGTCCCCGGGCAGCGCTCGCATTATTTGCGCTCGTTTCGGACCCGCCGCTTTTCTGCGCTcctgaaaaagttttttttacGCGTCCAGGTAATGCCCGAAGCGCTTGTTCGTTATGTTTCCATGGGAAACACTCAGAGCAAGAGCCATACTGTGATTTTTAGGGATGGGAATTAAACGACTGAAGGGATTTTGATGTGACAATGTTTTGTCACACGCGTCCCGCGGTCGGTGTGCGGTGATGGACAGGAAAACAGTTTCAAGAACGAAATACCTTCCAGGCACTGGGAAGTCTGGGCTGCTTCGAAGGACAAAAATCTCTAAACACGGCGGGGCTTTGTCCCCATTCGGGCAGAGGGTTCCCAGCGGCTCCGCTgggagcgggagcggcgctCGGCCGGGAATCCCGAAACTGCCGCAAGATTTCAGGGTGTTTGCGGCTTGTCTGTCCGCACGATGTGTTCCAGAGGAGATAAAGGTCTGACCGCTCGGGTACTTCCTGCCGGCCGTGTAAAATCCGATCCGTCTTGCGGTGTCACCGTGCGCGCTCGGCGCTCCTGGGGAAccgggggggccgggccgggcaggggggGGTCACGTTTAACATGAGAGGCTGTTCGGGCTTTAATTTGTCCTAAAAGCGTTCTGTCCTCGCCCGCACACACCCGCAGGGGTGAGGGACCGGCCGCGTTCCGGCATCGGTGCTGGATCAGCCGCGCCGGGCGCTGCGCGTTCCCCCGGGGCTCCCGCAGCAGCATCCAGATCCATCCCGGTCCCTACCTTCTGGAAAAAGCCCTTCCCGAGGGATCAGCTCCCGAAACAGGATCCATCCCGGTCCCTACCCTCTGGAAAAGGCCCTTCCCGAGGGATCAGCTCTGCCGGGACGGATGGCAGGATGAGCCCGGGTGAATTGAGTTACAAGCCCTGACCTCCGGCTCCGCTCCGGCGTCTCCCGGCCGTGTCCCCTTTGCTCCCAGCCTGTGACCCATGaaatgggctgtgctggggcgagccagggctgtgtgtccctgtctccttccctgtccctgtccccatccccgtcgctcccgcgggcccggcccgggatGGCCGCTCTGCCCTTCCTGCCCGTCCCTTTGCTCCAGAAAAGCGAATTCTCACTTCGGCCCTGCCGCTTTGGCCGCACTTGGCTCTGGGCTGTCCCGAGGGAGCCTCCCCGCTGTCCTGGGAATGTTCCGGGgtgagctcctgctgggagcGCCGCGCCTCTTTCAggtaataataaataatttccaaaaaaacacaacaaccCCTCCTCAAAAACCAACATCCCCTCCCAATTCAACAAATCAAcaactacaaaaaaaattataaacaaagaaaggaagagaggaatACTCCCCGCTACCACGGAGCTCTCGGAGCCGcgataattttattatttttgattatttttgccCCGAGATGCGTTTGGCAGAGCCGGCTTCTCCTTCCCCACTCCTGAATCCCGCAAACGGAGACACCGCGAAAAACTCAGCCCTGCCGGAGCAGGATCAGACTTTGAGccggttttggttttttttgggaagcGGGGAAATTATCCGTTGTTGGGTTTTGCAAAGATCTGACGGGGAATGGATCGGTTTCTCCgaattgtttcatttttgcaTCCTCTCCGGAAAGCAAAAATTCCGGGTGCTCCCGCGGCTTCTtttatagaaagaaaatgtttgggaAGAAATCgctgcaaaattaaaatatataagaaaGAGAAATCGGTAAATACACGCAGGAGGAAGGGTTTTCATCAGCGTGATGAATCTATAAGTCACCGTACGTAAAACACAGATATTTCAAGTGCATGGCAAGAACGAAAGGGTCGAAAGAAACGAAAAACTTTTCCAAGTTATTCAAAGTTTTTaccttgttctttttttttttcctattctgagtgaaattttcaaattttggaataataatagtaataataataataataataataataataataatagtaataataatttcttctttttcaaagaaatgtCGCATAAATAAAACCAGGTCTGaatttttcccctaaattttGCCTTAATTATCAGCCCGTTTTTCAGCGGTAGAGGGGAAAACACCTTTTAAACGGcaccttttatttattttttcttttcttggagtTCTGGAAATCCAACAAAAAACCTGGTGGAATGAAGGGAGAAGTGCCCGGGTGCCTCGGTGCTTTCCTCTCGACCAGCTCTGTGCGATCTCTGCCCGAATCAAGCCCAGCCGCCGCCGCCTTTTCTATTTGTtaattaaataacaaaaaaaacccaagaaaattCGGAGTGAAACACACAAAACGTCAATCGCCTTTTAATTTCGCGGGTAGGGTTTATTTGTTGTAGAATCgaaaggatttggggttggcTGCTGCCACTCTCTCACACTTCTGTCCGCTCTCCTCCCGGGCGGTGCTTTGGAGTTACTTTTGGTTTTTAGTGACATCGTATCTGCCGTGCCTGGAAGCTAAAATTAGTGCGGGGGagccggcggggccgcgctggTTTGGGAGAGGAGGAATCCGAGCCAAGGGATCAACCCAGGGGAGCTGCCCCGGAGAAGGGGCTCGGGTGGGTCTCGGCTTTGGGACGGGGGAGAGTTTATAAACCtcagagctgggtttggagccaGCACAGCGATCTGCAGCGTTCTTGCCGTGCTCTGGGTCCGTGAGCATCCCCAGGGTTTGTCTGGAGTGCACATCCCGgggcagcacctgctgcagggcagggaggggagcacGGGGATGATGCTGCTGGACAAACACCACCGGGACCCCGTGGCCAGGCCTTGTTCTCCAGATTTCTCACCTGGGAAAAGGTCCCTGGGAAGGCGCTGCAGCTTTTTGGGGCACCTTCACATTTAAGTTTAGAGCCGGAGTCACAAAAGATCCTTCCCTCTGATTTCTGTTGCTTTCCTGACCCCGGCCCAGCGCAGTTTTAATGTTCAGCCTTGATCAGAGCTCAAGAGGACATTTCCTCCTCCAGTGCTTCTCTGGGCAAAGAGGCACCACCAGATTTTTTCCGTAATGATGAAAACATCTGGCCCTCTCTGAGCTgtcaggctctgctgtgcttctTCCCAGAtgccttccccagcacagcccccggTGCCCGAGGAATTCCCGAGCTCCAGCTCAGGGATACTCGACCCCGTCCACACAGGGAGGCTGACTCCTCCTGCATCTTCACTCCCTGGGCTTGGATTTTAGGcgcagccagcccagggagggggaAATCTCCACcctgaattattttctgaggttttttttcccttcactgtGTCCAACAGAAGTTGTTTCCATcactgcctctgtgtgtgtagCTCAGGATTAGCTGCTCCGTGGCTTCCATCCTGGAATGAGGGGGTACATCCatgctttttcattattttcactgtCAAAACATGCTTTAGTAATAATGTGCCCTTAGTTCTGTGTGTCAGAGTTAGATCAGGCATCCGCTttcaaaaaaagtaaaaaaagaataaactccccaaagagaaataaggaaatattGAAGCACTGGTTCAATAAGATCCTAAAGTGCTGATCAAATTTTAAATAGCTGAATTACAAGGATCTCTCATGTGCTTGAACTTTTGTAACAGAACTAAGGTGAAAAATTAgacattttatttacatattgtgatttaaaagaaaaaaactcctgAAACTGATCTGCCCCTGGAAAGTGAACAAAGGTACATCAAAGTGGaatgactgaaaaaataaatatgttctTAGGCCACAAGAAAACACTCTGAAAGATGCATTTGGCTCCAAGTagccagagcagcctgagccctgtCTAGAGCAACTCTCAGGATTTCAGCGTATAAAAGGAAAGGGGGCGATGTCCTATGTTTAAAAATATGGCTTTACTTAGTCCCAAGGAAgaataaacaaagcaaagccaaaATCCTCAATGTctctagaggaaaaaaaagtgtttaacCACAATTCTAAACTATCCTTTTCCTTATCCCTccccactttttaaaaaatggacaaATAACAGCGCCAAGCCCCAAAGCCTTGTGTCATATTCCAGCCTCTCCAGCTTCACTCTCATTGATGCCAAAGTTCATGGAAGAACAataatatttacaaaatatgAACCTGATCCAGTAGTTCACATTCAGGCAGCGCTCTGCACTGAAGGTGATGGAAGCTGTGGccaaacagagcagaaaatccCAACGTGAATTGAATTTCATCAGGGATGGGAAAGCTCTGCAGGCTGATCCTTCCTGGTGCTCAGGATtctggtgctgggcaggagaaCAGGGATAACTCCATGGTGGAGATCTAATGGAAAGagattcctgttcccattcctgtcctccttcccagcacatTTATTCTGAACCACTTGTTAGCATTAGCTGGATTAAAGTTCCAGCGGGATAAAATGTCCTGCAATAGGGATTTCTGCTTTACATTTTGAGGGCAGTAAATGCTGCTGTCTCTGTGTACATTTTTATTGTAAGCTCCACTGGCCCTGGAGTAAATCCTCATTTTGAAAAAGCCCCTTGTATGACTGGAGTCACCCTGAGCTGCTTTTTATGTGTATCACACATGAGGGGAAAGGGACGTGGtgtgagctgcagagccaggccctCAGCACTCAGGATGTGACTCTGCTGTGTACATTCCCTGTCAGGcttttgggtttatttcagctctgcctttccccccTAAAGCCTGAATGTCCCAAAGTGCACAGGGTGCACAGTGCTTGTGCAGCAAAGTAACAATTCAATATTTAGGTTTATCCCCGTTGCTGAGTTCTCAGCTTTGTTCCACAGCAAGATCCTGAACTTTCaggttttcagtttttccttcatttcaagGGTGCCCAAGTGGTCTGAAGGTGTGAGAGCTTTTCCTTTGCCTATCCCACATGTGGAGAGGAAATAACCAGGAATTTTAGCCCTGTATTTAAGGTGCAGAGTGTGAGGTTAAAAGCATCCATGAATTTGGGTTGCTCCATGTGACATTGTTGCAGCGTGAATGAAAAGAATTTTGGAGGTTAAAAGATGCTGCAGCATTCCAGGCATGGAGAAAGCCTGGAGAAACTGCTATTAAATGGAGGGTAACTTGGTTATGTTTAGGTGATTCTCATGTAGATAAGAAAAATTCCTGATCCTGGTGCAAaggtgaaatattttcctgaatgCACAGATGTGTTACAGTCACTCAAAGCAAGaatccttgggatttttctgatGCGTTGTTTTCCAGCCTTGCTCTCCCTGAGGTTTTCCAAATAAAGCAGGTAGATACAGGCTCCAAAAAGAGCCAGGTGCCTTTTGGCTCAGCTGCTAAAAAGTGTTTAGTAAgtgaaaataatggaaatatcAGTCAAGTCTCCATTAGGTGGAGAGCCAGGGATGAGAGGCTTCTCCAGCTGGCCAGTTTGGAAAGCTTTTGTGCATGAACAAgaaacaggggggaaaaaaggagtttttcttGGGTAAATGCCCTGAACTGATGGTTTACAAATTGTCCTCCCACTCAGGCAGCCCCTTGCTTTGGGATGAGAAAATTTGTTCAGAGAGGTGCCACCAACACGTGCATCTGCTCCACCTGCAGGCACTTGGGCCATTCTAAAGCCAGAAAAAGTGGAGCTCCAGCTTGCTTTTTGTTTACTTCCCATTTTGTAAACTTAAACCCATCTAATTATGGTTCTCCAAGTGAACAGTTCGTTTGGACAAGCTTGCAGcatcctgccctcctgctctttACAGGCAATGCTATCTCAGCCTGTCCATATCAGCTCTGTCTGCTTTGGGACACCCCATCCTGGAGTGGCTTCACTTTTATCAGGGCTGGTGGgacattttcctgctgggaaaggccATCCTGAGGAACAGGAGCTGTTACCTCATCTGCAAGGTGTGAGGTGGGGCTGCCTTTTGATCACTCGCTTGACTCAGGCTCGATGTGAGCTCTGTGGCAACTCCATGGCTGGGGCACCAAGGCACCCTGTCAA from Zonotrichia leucophrys gambelii isolate GWCS_2022_RI chromosome 13, RI_Zleu_2.0, whole genome shotgun sequence carries:
- the NKX2-5 gene encoding homeobox protein Nkx-2.5; translated protein: MFPSPVTSTPFSVKDILNLEQQQQQHSLGSMELAALASPSCMLATFKQEAFGSEPPALPDLRDELPEPAPGKTAAAFPGSYYGKSFVEMDSAKEAKADKKELCSLHKSLEQEKRDLEDPERPRQRKRRKPRVLFSQAQVYELERRFKQQKYLSAPERDHLANVLKLTSTQVKIWFQNRRYKCKRQRQDQTLEMVGIPPPRRIAVPVLVRDGKPCLGESSPYSSPYNVSINPYSYNAYPAYSNYNSPACNANYNCNYPSMQPMQPSAPANNFMNFSVGDLNAVQAPIPQGNAGISTLHGIRAW